From Juglans regia cultivar Chandler chromosome 6, Walnut 2.0, whole genome shotgun sequence, the proteins below share one genomic window:
- the LOC108981873 gene encoding protein RADIALIS-like 6, whose translation MASSPFTSSSGSNCSSTSSTWTPKQNKQFEKALALYDKDTTDRWQNVAKAVGGKSAEEVRKHYEILVQDLINIESGQVPLPNYKTTGSNSRSGSGDEQIRRMKNLRLY comes from the exons ATGGCATCGAGCCCTTTCACTTCTTCAAGTGGTTCCAATTGCTCGAGTACTAGCAGTACTTGGACGCCAAAGCAAAATAAGCAGTTTGAGAAGGCTCTTGCTTTGTATGACAAGGACACCACAGACCGTTGGCAGAATGTGGCTAAGGCTGTGGGTGGGAAATCTGCAGAGGAAGTGAGAAAACACTACGAGATCCTTGTGCAGGATCTGATAAACATAGAATCAGGTCAAGTTCCTCTTCCCAATTACAAGACCACTGGGAGCAACAGTAGATCAGGATCTGGCGATGAGCAGATCAG GCGCATGAAGAATCTAAGGCTCTACTAG